Proteins from a genomic interval of Fundulus heteroclitus isolate FHET01 chromosome 21, MU-UCD_Fhet_4.1, whole genome shotgun sequence:
- the mcmdc2 gene encoding minichromosome maintenance domain-containing protein 2 produces the protein MADILSLKESVLIYLDRSGGLRQLAEDCRPLNDPRQTEAVYRFRVLVNPADLLEVDAGLGDYVLHDPRRATALFQSVCFLAIKTLSLTDKIHTASQVNVSLNLTHLPPFPEYTMDLSSFHRVHGPMRPVSMEGAVIALTRVTKYTQGARFLCTDDGCPGSTGFHHIRVHAPGATESATVRNDFSCTICSSQLKEDVKFRVLGDKQLVELIHADALDGLRGHQQSPFRYQSVTLFLRDELCHSMAIGRRYRVVGIPALVHQWPSLTWSVEANRVQPWELQCRHELPSRFLELLGCLASSPWRFPAVVAHCFGSGLSPPGLYNTLKLCLLLSSVQSRTDANDAFHNLDLLVVTADTLVLDRLMTYGLGLACRGVRHQASGEMFACLSRDQHGAGTANIHAGSALLASGGICMLGDLGLYKKDKLDHIQSVLESRSVSVFIPGKKYGEEADQQLSFPVQCSFWGLADSSQRSGRTDSAVLGTAEMGPVQAQLAETFGLVIQCGDRVGEQGVLAQAVHTLQQAVQPGSQRHPSSWDFSQEDYQKLVAHCRGLQAELSHEAKKLIHGYYMASRRARTQSQGVKISLASIKLLISLAEAHCRLCLRTKVLEEDAVIAVLLCENSVTLKHGASALVVPPDAVFPCDLGDADGLQRRDAVLDELHQSILRFVYTFAPGADAYITEE, from the exons ATGGCCGACATTTTATCGTTAAAAGAGTCCGTTCTGATTTATTTAGACAGAAGCGGAGGTCTTCGGCAGCTTGCGGAGGACTGCAGGCCTCTGAACG aCCCCCGGCAGACCGAGGCCGTCTACAGGTTCAGGGTTCTCGTTAATCCCGCAGATTTACTAGAGGTGGATGCTGGACTAGGGGACTATGTTCTCCATGACCCCCGCAGAGCGACTGCGCTGTTTCAGTCA GTGTGTTTCTTGGCTATAAAGACGCTTTCACTTACTGACAAAATACACACAGCCAGCCAG GTGAACGTGTCCCTGAATCTCACACACCTCCCTCCTTTTCCCGAGTACACGATGGACCTCAGCAGTTTTCACCGAGTGCACGGCCCGATGAGGCCCGTCTCCATGGAAGGGGCAGTCATTGCCCTCACGAGGGTCACCAAGTACACCCAGGGGGCGAGGTTCCTGTGCACCGATGACGGCTGCCCCGGCTCTACAG GCTTCCACCACATCCGAGTCCACGCACCTGGAGCCACCGAGTCCGCCACGGTGAGAAACGACTTCAGCTGCACCATCTGCAGCTCCCAGCTTAAGGAGGACGTGAAGTTTCGAGTTCTAGGAG ACAAGCAGCTGGTGGAGCTGATCCACGCAGACGCGCTGGACGGTCTTAGAGGCCACCAGCAGAGTCCGTTCAGATACCAATCTGTCACGCTGTTTCTGAGAG ATGAGCTGTGCCACTCGATGGCAATTGGTCGACGCTACAGGGTGGTGGGCATTCCTGCGCTTGTGCATCAGTGGCCAAGCCTGACCTGGAGCGTGGAGGCAAACCGCGTCCAACCGTGGGAGCTGCAGT GCCGCCATGAACTCCCTTCCAGATTCCTGGAGCTGTTGGGTTGCCTGGCCTCTTCTCCCTGGAGGTTCCCTGCCGTCGTAGCTCACTGCTTTGGGTCGGGCCTGAGCCCTCCCGGCCTCTACAACACACTCAAACTGTGCCTGCTGCTGAGCTCCGTGCAGAGCAGGACAGACGCAAACGACGCCTTTCACAACCTGGATCTCCTCGTGGTCACGGCTGATACGCTCGTATTAGACAG GCTGATGACGTACGGTTTGGGTTTGGCGTGTCGCGGCGTCAGACATCAGGCCTCTGGGGAGATGTTTGCCTGTCTGTCCCGGGACCAACACGGAGCAGGCACCGCCAACATCCACGCCGGTTCTGCGTTACTCGCCTCCGGGGGCATATGCATGCTGGGAGATCTTGGCCTTTACAAAAAGGACAAGCTGGATCACATACAGTCAG TTCTGGAGAGCCGCTCTGTGTCTGTGTTCATCCCTGGGAAGAAGTACGGCGAGGAGGCCGACCAGCAGCTTTCCTTCCCAGTCCAGTGCAGCTTCTGGGGCCTCGCAGACTCGTCTCAGCGGTCTGGCAGGACGGACTCTGCTGTGCTGGGAACTGCA GAAATGGGTCCCGTGCAGGCACAGCTTGCTGAAACCTTTGGCCTCGTCATTCAGTGTGGAGACAGGGTGGGAGAGCAGGGCGTTCTCGCCCAGGCTGTCCACACCCTCCAGCAGGCCGTGCAGCCTGGAAGTCAACGCCATCCATCTTCCTGGGACTTTTCCCAAGAAGATTACCAGAAG CTGGTGGCTCATTGTCGGGGTTTGCAAGCGGAGCTCAGCCATGAAGCAAAGAAACTGATCCACGGTTACTACATGGCGAGCCGTCGGGCTCGGACGCAGAGTCAGGGAGTCAAGATTTCCTTGGCCTCCATCAAACTGCT GATCTCTTTGGCCGAGGCCCACTGCAGGCTGTGCCTCAGGACTAAGGTGCTGGAGGAAGATGCAGTGATCGCTGTGCTCCTGTGTGAGAACTCTGTCACTCTCAAGCATG